From the genome of Pseudomonas mohnii:
GGAGATGGTCCTGCGTACTGCATTGGCCATGCGTGAGCCAGGGGAAACCGTGCTGACCCTCGATCACTTGCCCGACAGCATGCTTGACGACCTGAGCGCCAGCGAACGACCGCAGTCCGGGAGTATTCGCGAAAACGAACTGGAGATGATTCGCCAGTCCCTGGATAGCCATCAGGGCAACGTCTCGGCCGCCGCCGACGCCTTGGGCATCAGCCGCGCGACCCTGTATCGCAAGCTCAAACAGTTGCGCTCGTGATGCAGCGCCTGATCGTTCGGCTGATCGACAGCCAGAACCCCGAAGCTCTGCAATCAGCGCTGCGCTGGCTCTACAGTTTCGTGCGGCCCCATCGGCTGGCGATCGCCGGGCTGCTCGGCTTGTCGGTCTGTGCTTCGGCGTTGGTGCTGGTGCAACCGTGGCTGACCAAGCTGTTGATCGACGACGGGTTGCTCGCGCGCAATTTCCCGATGCTGGTGCTGATCGCCGGGCTGATGATCGTCGCCGGCTTGCTCGGCACGGCGTTGTCCGGGATCAACCGTTATCTGCACACGCGGCTGTCCGGGCGCATGCTGTTTGCACTGCGTGATGACCTCTATCGGCATTTGCAGACCCTGTCACCCAGCTTCTACGGCCAGCGGCGCATCGGTGACCTGATGTCGCGCCTCGACGGCGACGTGGCGGAGATCCAGCGTTTTGCCGTGGACTCGCTGTTCTCGGCGGTGTCCAGCGTGATTGGCCTGGTGGTGGCGCTGGCGATGCTGCTGACCCTGTCGTGGAAACTGTCGCTGCTGGCGCTGGTGCTGATTCCCCTGGACGTGCTCTGGCTGCGCTGGATGCGACGCAAGGTCGAGCGCGATGTGCGGCAGTTGCGCGAGCGTTCGGCAGACATGTCCTCGTTCATGGTCGAAACGCTGCCGGTGATGAAATTCATCCAGTCCGCCGGTCAGCAGCAGCGCGAAGCGCGGCGCCTGGAAAACCTGGGCCAGGGCTACATGAGCCAGTTGCTGCGCCTGCAAGTCACCGAGTTTTTCACCCAGGCCGTACCGGGCACGCTGACGTCCCTGTCCCGCGCCTGCGCCTTTCTGATCGGCGGATACTGGGTGGTGCAGGGCACTTGGCAACTGGGCGCGCTGATCGCGTTTTCGACCTACCTGGGCATGGCCGTCGGACCGGTGCAGAGCCTGCTCGGGCTCTATGTCGCTATTCAGCGAATGACCGTCAGCCTCGGGCGCGTGATGGAACTGCGCGGCGAACAGCCGACCGTCCTGACACCCGCGACGCCACAGCCGCTGCCGGCCTCTGGCGATCTGCGTTTCGATGACGTGCACTTCAGCCATCCGGGTCGATCGACCACCCTGCGCGGCATCCAGGCATCCATACCCTACGGTTTGAAAGTCGCCTTGAGCGGCGGCTCCGGCGTTGGCAAATCGACCTTGATCGACCTGCTGCAACGCCACCATGACCCGCAATCCGGTCGGGTGTTGCTCGGCGAAGTGGACCTGCGAGAACTGGATCTGTTCCAGCTGCGTCGGCGTATCGCCGTGGTCAGTCAGGACATCGTGCTGTTTCGCGGCAGCCTGGCCGACAACCTGGCCTATGCGGTGCCGAATGCCAGCCGCGAAGCGATTGCCGAAGTGGCACGCCTGGCACAACTCGATAGCCTGATCGCCTCCTTGCCCGAAGGCCTCGACAGCCCGCTGGGTGAGCGCGGGCAGCAGTTGTCCGGTGGGCAAAAACAACGCATCGCCATTGCCCGTGCGCTGTTGCAGGACCCTCTGATCCTGGTGCTCGACGAAGCCACCTCGGCGGTGGACGAAGCCACCGAGCGCGAAGTGATCGAGGCTATCGACCGCCTGTTCGCCGGGCGCACACGGATACTGATCAGCCATCGTCCTTCCACCCTGGCCGATGCCGATCTGCGCTTTGAATTGCTCGACGGCGTATTAATTTCCAAAGCGGTGCTGCATGAAGCCTGAGTTGCGTATTGGCGTGGTGGACAGCGGTCACTCGGCGGCGCAGCAGGTGCAAGTTATCGCCGGGCGGCGCTTTGCGCTGGTGGAGGACGGACTCACCGAGAGCGATTTGCACGGCGATCCCTTGGGCCACGGCAGCGCGGTCATCGAAGCCATCGGCCGCCGTGCGCCATCGGCATTGTTCTGCGTGGCCCAGGTGTTCGATCAGCGTGGGGTGACCAGTGCCTTACAAATTGCCACGGCGATCGACTGGCTGGTGGCCCGGGATGTGCGGCTGATCAATTTGAGTCTCGGCCTGCGTCAGGATCGCAGTCTGTTACGTGGCGCGTGCGCGGCGGCGGTGGCGAAGGGCGTATTGCTTTGCGCGTCCAGTCCGGCCCAGGGCGAGGGCGTGTTTCCGGCGAATTAT
Proteins encoded in this window:
- the qhpE gene encoding subtilisin-like serine protease QhpE — translated: MKPELRIGVVDSGHSAAQQVQVIAGRRFALVEDGLTESDLHGDPLGHGSAVIEAIGRRAPSALFCVAQVFDQRGVTSALQIATAIDWLVARDVRLINLSLGLRQDRSLLRGACAAAVAKGVLLCASSPAQGEGVFPANYPQVLRVTGDARCAELEWSWLNTTQADFAACVHGTYPGQSGASLGCAALSGHIAAFLVAHPEASNEQVIDYLQRNARYRGPERRLGP
- a CDS encoding ABC transporter ATP-binding protein, with the protein product MQRLIVRLIDSQNPEALQSALRWLYSFVRPHRLAIAGLLGLSVCASALVLVQPWLTKLLIDDGLLARNFPMLVLIAGLMIVAGLLGTALSGINRYLHTRLSGRMLFALRDDLYRHLQTLSPSFYGQRRIGDLMSRLDGDVAEIQRFAVDSLFSAVSSVIGLVVALAMLLTLSWKLSLLALVLIPLDVLWLRWMRRKVERDVRQLRERSADMSSFMVETLPVMKFIQSAGQQQREARRLENLGQGYMSQLLRLQVTEFFTQAVPGTLTSLSRACAFLIGGYWVVQGTWQLGALIAFSTYLGMAVGPVQSLLGLYVAIQRMTVSLGRVMELRGEQPTVLTPATPQPLPASGDLRFDDVHFSHPGRSTTLRGIQASIPYGLKVALSGGSGVGKSTLIDLLQRHHDPQSGRVLLGEVDLRELDLFQLRRRIAVVSQDIVLFRGSLADNLAYAVPNASREAIAEVARLAQLDSLIASLPEGLDSPLGERGQQLSGGQKQRIAIARALLQDPLILVLDEATSAVDEATEREVIEAIDRLFAGRTRILISHRPSTLADADLRFELLDGVLISKAVLHEA